A region from the Colwellia sp. PAMC 21821 genome encodes:
- a CDS encoding tryptophan halogenase family protein, with the protein MQSMDVKNVVIVGGGTAGWMSAAAMSKLLGSKKINIRVIESESIGTVGVGEATVPHIQYFNRLLGIDENSFIKKTNATFKYGIEFVDWHKRGESYFHSFGPYGMDMEGIHFHHMWLRQQQAGTAKPIDEFNLQIQAAKAGKYMPARPELQGSPLSALSYAFQFDAALYAAFLRDYSEKNGVTRIEGKIVNVTQAANTGHIESVTLEDGECIKGDLFIDCSGFKGLLIEETLKTGYDDWSLYLPCDSAVTRLSERMAELPPYTRATAKAAGWQWRIPLQSRTGNGYVYSSQFLSDEDAIESLNKDLDTAPISDPRQLKFKTGIRKQTWNKNVVSIGLSSGFLEPLESTSIHLIQTAIARLMTNFPDMSFNQPDIDYYNERTKAEYMQIRDFLILHYKATTRDDSPFWDYVREMDIPVSLEKRIAIYKENARLYSEDKVLFNHSSWFAVFNGQGIHPQRYHPIANFLEEKEMERRMAEIHTVTQKCLSIMPSHDEFLSKMI; encoded by the coding sequence ATGCAAAGTATGGACGTTAAAAATGTCGTCATTGTCGGTGGTGGAACTGCAGGGTGGATGTCAGCAGCAGCGATGTCGAAACTACTCGGTAGCAAAAAAATTAATATACGCGTAATCGAATCTGAATCGATAGGCACAGTAGGCGTTGGGGAAGCCACCGTCCCGCATATTCAGTATTTTAATCGACTATTAGGCATAGATGAAAATAGTTTTATTAAAAAAACAAATGCGACCTTTAAATACGGGATCGAGTTTGTTGACTGGCATAAACGTGGTGAGTCTTATTTTCATTCATTTGGCCCTTATGGAATGGATATGGAAGGTATTCATTTTCATCATATGTGGTTACGCCAACAGCAAGCAGGTACTGCCAAGCCAATCGACGAATTTAACCTACAGATTCAAGCAGCCAAGGCGGGAAAATACATGCCTGCACGTCCTGAGTTGCAGGGTAGTCCATTAAGCGCGCTTTCGTATGCATTTCAATTTGACGCGGCATTATATGCTGCCTTTTTACGAGATTATTCCGAAAAGAACGGGGTGACTAGAATCGAGGGAAAAATTGTTAACGTTACTCAAGCTGCAAATACTGGTCATATTGAATCGGTTACATTGGAAGATGGCGAATGTATTAAGGGTGACTTGTTTATTGATTGTTCTGGCTTTAAGGGCTTATTGATCGAAGAAACGTTAAAAACTGGATATGATGACTGGTCACTTTACTTGCCTTGTGACAGTGCTGTTACACGCCTTAGCGAGCGTATGGCCGAGCTTCCTCCATATACTCGAGCGACGGCTAAAGCGGCAGGTTGGCAGTGGCGGATTCCTCTACAGTCGAGAACGGGTAATGGCTATGTTTACTCAAGCCAATTTTTAAGTGATGAGGATGCAATCGAAAGCTTAAACAAAGACCTTGATACCGCCCCAATATCAGATCCTCGTCAGTTGAAGTTTAAAACAGGTATTAGAAAGCAGACGTGGAACAAAAATGTGGTTTCGATAGGTCTTTCTTCTGGTTTTTTAGAGCCGCTTGAATCGACATCGATCCACTTAATACAAACCGCTATTGCAAGATTAATGACTAACTTCCCAGATATGTCATTTAATCAACCGGATATTGATTACTATAATGAGCGAACCAAGGCTGAGTATATGCAAATTAGAGATTTCTTAATTCTGCATTATAAAGCAACTACACGGGACGATAGCCCTTTTTGGGACTACGTACGCGAAATGGATATTCCAGTGTCGTTAGAGAAGCGCATAGCTATTTACAAGGAAAACGCGCGTTTATATAGCGAAGACAAAGTGTTATTTAATCACAGCAGTTGGTTTGCAGTATTTAATGGTCAAGGTATTCACCCGCAACGTTATCATCCTATCGCCAATTTTTTAGAAGAAAAAGAGATGGAAAGGCGTATGGCTGAAATTCACACCGTGACACAAAAATGCTTAAGCATTATGCCATCACATGATGAGTTTTTATCGAAGATGATTTAG
- a CDS encoding tryptophan halogenase family protein produces MNQSSTNRIRKIVIAGGGTAGWMSAAALSSMLRPDDVQIVLVESEEIGTVGVGEATIPDIISFNRMLGIDEAEFLKATNATFKLGIEFSDWGKLGDKYFHPFGNHGADMNGIDFHQYWLHTRQAGNTNSLEEYSMCAVAAKSMKFALPNDNPRSLLSQIGYAYHFDATAYALFLRNYAQKRGVIRIEGRIDLVLLNEQTENISALVMQNNERVEGDFFFDCTGFKSKLLGETLGVPFHDWSKWLPCNSAQAVPSERRGELLPYTKSMAKTAGWQWRIPTQHRTGNGHIYSTDFMNDQQATDILMQGLDAPALSDPRTLRFTTGCRDKFWHKNCLAIGLASGFLEPLESTSIFLIQQGISRFISLYPSLTPAPKVVEEYNRLMTREFHQVRDFIILHYKATQRTDSEFWRYCKNMSIPDSLQHKMELFQCAGRVFRDDHELFSTSSWVAVMLGQNIYPETADPMLLGVPIQNIEQSLQSMQRAMQQTSLQMPTHAEFIKNYAGSSV; encoded by the coding sequence ATGAATCAGTCATCTACCAATCGTATCCGCAAAATTGTTATAGCTGGCGGAGGAACTGCAGGTTGGATGTCTGCGGCGGCGCTTTCAAGCATGCTAAGGCCTGATGACGTACAAATTGTACTAGTAGAATCTGAAGAAATAGGCACGGTTGGTGTAGGTGAAGCGACCATTCCCGATATTATAAGTTTCAATCGCATGTTGGGCATTGATGAAGCTGAATTTTTAAAGGCGACAAACGCTACTTTTAAGCTGGGCATAGAGTTTAGTGATTGGGGTAAACTTGGAGATAAATACTTTCATCCATTTGGTAACCACGGCGCAGACATGAACGGTATTGATTTTCATCAATATTGGCTGCATACCAGGCAAGCGGGAAACACCAATAGTTTGGAAGAATATAGCATGTGTGCGGTAGCGGCTAAAAGTATGAAGTTTGCGCTACCTAACGATAATCCACGGTCACTTTTATCGCAAATTGGTTATGCCTACCATTTTGATGCCACTGCATACGCTTTGTTTCTAAGAAACTACGCCCAAAAGCGCGGCGTAATACGAATCGAAGGGCGTATCGATCTAGTTTTGCTTAATGAGCAAACTGAAAATATTTCTGCACTTGTCATGCAAAACAATGAGCGTGTTGAGGGTGATTTCTTTTTTGATTGCACGGGTTTTAAGTCTAAGCTGTTAGGTGAAACACTGGGCGTACCATTTCACGATTGGTCAAAGTGGCTGCCATGCAACAGTGCTCAAGCAGTGCCAAGCGAACGCCGTGGTGAATTACTACCTTACACTAAGTCGATGGCCAAAACCGCTGGTTGGCAATGGCGTATTCCGACTCAGCATAGAACTGGAAATGGTCATATTTATAGCACTGATTTTATGAATGATCAGCAAGCTACAGATATACTTATGCAGGGACTTGATGCTCCAGCACTTTCTGATCCACGTACCCTAAGATTTACCACGGGGTGCCGCGATAAATTCTGGCATAAAAACTGTTTGGCAATTGGTCTTGCGAGCGGTTTTCTAGAACCTTTAGAATCGACTTCTATTTTCTTAATACAACAAGGGATCAGCCGCTTTATTTCGTTATATCCGTCTTTAACGCCGGCTCCTAAAGTAGTAGAAGAATACAATCGTTTAATGACTCGTGAATTTCATCAAGTTAGAGATTTTATTATATTGCATTACAAAGCTACACAACGCACAGACAGTGAGTTTTGGCGCTATTGTAAAAACATGTCGATACCTGACTCTTTGCAACACAAAATGGAGTTATTTCAGTGCGCTGGACGAGTATTTAGAGATGATCATGAGTTATTCTCAACTTCTAGCTGGGTAGCTGTGATGTTGGGTCAAAACATTTATCCTGAAACAGCTGACCCAATGTTGCTTGGAGTGCCTATTCAAAACATTGAACAGAGCTTACAAAGTATGCAACGTGCAATGCAACAAACAAGCTTGCAAATGCCAACCCATGCCGAGTTTATAAAAAACTATGCTGGCTCTTCGGTTTAA